The sequence below is a genomic window from Candidatus Neomarinimicrobiota bacterium.
ATTCCATGAGGCAAATATGCAGATAAAGGAAAGCAACGCAGTCAGCATGATCATCGGCGCACTCAATCCGTCCACTCCCATATAATATTCGATGTTAAAAGCGGGAATCCAACTGTAGTGTTCGACGAACTGCATCGCCGAGGTAGTCCTGTCGAATATCAGGAAGAGCTGGACAGCAAGCCAGAGCTGTATGCCCGTAGTTACAGCTGCAATGACCTTTATAATGTAACTTTTATCCCGCGGTATAAGTAAAATCACCACCATCCCGAGAACCGGAATAAAGGTTAGCGCTGAAAGTAAATAACTTTGCATATTATGAATAAGCCTCCATTAGCTGAAAATTGCCTGAATTACGAAAAATACCATTATGCCGAGCACTGCAAACGCCACGTAGTTCTCTACCCTCCCTGTTTGCAGTTTTCTGAGGCGGGAACCCAAAAAGGCGGTTACTGACCCCGTGCCGTTTACTGCCCCGTCCACTATATTATCGTCAAACCACCTGCTTAATTTTGAAATCCACACCGTTACCGACGCGGTTCCATTGACTGCCCCGTCTATGATAGTGTCATCAAACTTTGCGCTCCCCTTCGCAAGCCCTAAAACTCCCCGTATGATCGTTGCGCCGTAAAATTCATCAAAATAGTATTTATTCCGTAGCAGTTTGAAAAGCGACGCCATCGAACTTGAGACTTTCTTCGCCGACAGACTCTTCTTATAATAGAACAGGTATGCGAGTAAGATTCCGCTGCCGGCAACAAAGATCGAAAGCCACATCGCAATGGTATGGGCTGTTTCTTCAGAAGCAGCGTGTCCGGCTGCTTCACCCCCCGCCCCCATAAGCGCCGGTAGTAATATCTCGGGTTTTTGAACGAGATGATTAAACCATCCGGCGTATTCCCCGATTCCGGGCAGGAACTCGAATCCTCTCCACTGATCGATTGTGATAAACACCGTCAATGCGGCAAGTATGACCATGGGAAGGGTCATAAATCCGGGCGATTCATGAACTTGAGCGTAAATTTTCTCATCACGGGGTTTACCGTAAAATGTTATGAATAACGCTCTGAACATATAAAATGCCGTCATACCCGCCGTTACTAAAGCAAGGATAAAGAGAATAATGTGCGCCGGATTCGCAAGACCGAATTCGAGAGCTGCGGCGAGAATAGCGTCTTTGCTGAAAAACCCTGAAAACCCGGGTACTCCCGATATCGCAAGGGTCGCTATCAAAAATGTCCAGAAGGTGATCGGCATCTTCTTCCTGAGCCCGCCCATCTTAAACATGTCATTTGTATGCACAGCGTGGATGACGCTTCCCGCTCCGAGAAAAAGCAAAGCCTTGAAAAAAGCGTGAGTTGTCAGGTGCCAGAGTCCGGCAGCATATCCGCCCACACCCAGCGCCATTATCATATACCCGAGCTGGGAGACCGTTGAGTAAGCAAGAACTCTCTTTATGTCCTTTCTTACAATGGCGATAGTCGCGGTGAGAAACGCTGTAATTGCTCCAACATACGCGATGAACAGAAGGGCTCCGGGAGAAAACAGAGGGTAGATCCTGCCTATCATATATACACCCGCCGCAACCATTGTAGCGGCGTGTATCAGGGCGCTGACCGGCGTAGGACCTTCCATAGCGTCGGGAAGCCAAATATGAAGGGGTACTTGCGCCGACTTTCCTATTGCACCGGCAAACAAGGCGATTCCCGCTGCCGTGAGTAAACTCCCGCTTATGTCGCCCGCCTTCACTCCTTCGAATATATCTGAATAATTAAAAGACCCCACCGCCGAGAAGAATAGTAGTATCCCGAGGAAAAATCCGATGTCTCCTATCCGGTTGGTGAGAAATGCTTTTTTGCCTGCATTTGAAGCTGAATCTTTCTCGAACCAGAAGCCTATCAATAGATATGAGCTGATTCCGACAAGTTCCCACCCTATGTAAAGTCCGAACAGATTGTTCGAAATTACGATTATCAACATCGAGAATGAAAAAAGAGAAAGATAGGCAAAATATCTGTTATATCTCGGGTCGCCTGCCATGTACGATATCGAATAGATGTGTATAAGGCTGCTCACAAGTGTCACGACGAGTAACATCATCACCGTGAGATTGTCCACTAACACCCCGAGCTCTATCACAAACCCGCCTAAGTCTATCCATGTCCACCTCCATTCTACGCTGAAATTCGGATCATAGCGCACGAACATCATATACGCAAAGAGTGAAAGCGCGAAAGAAAATGAAACAAGAATAGCAGCTACTGAAACCCAATCGCCCTTTCTCGGGAGCCTTTTCCCGATTAAGATATTGATCCCGAAGGCTAATAACGGCAGAAAGAGTAGAATCAACGAATATATAATGACCGTATTCATCTAATTCTTTAAGGAGCTGGCTTCATCGACGTTAATAGTTTTGAAATTGTTATAAATGTTCAGGACTATAGCGAGCGCCACCGCAGCTTCCGCAGCAGCCATGATGATGATGAACAGTGCAAAAATTTGTCCGTCCATCGAGAATATACCGTATCGGGCGAACGCGACGAAGTTGATGTTGGCGGCATTCAGAATGAGCTCGATCCCGAGCAGAACCGCTATCGCGTTCCTTCTCGTCGTGACCGCAAATATCCCGAATGAAAAGAGCAGCGCCGAGACCACCAGATAATGATATAGACCCACCGGGATCATGATTCTTCTCTCCTCGCTATAAAAACCGCTCCTATCAGAGCGGCAAGAAGAAGAATCGAGGCAGTCTCAAAAGGAATTAGATATTTTGTCATGAGCAGTTTACCTAACTCGGGGACTGTTTCTTTTACACCGGGATTCGACGCTGAATTCCAGCTGTCCTCGCTGAAGATTACTAACATCAACAGCAGGAAAACGAATCCCGCTAACAGCGCCCCGGGCAAACGTGGAAGGTTTGACTGCGTAATTTCCATACTCGTCTTCCTCGCTGTCAGCATGACGCCGAACAACACTAATATCAGTACTCCGCCGACGTATATCAGTATTTGCGTTGCCGCTATGAAATCCGCCATGAGCAATCCGTACAATCCGGCTACGCCGAGAAATGTGAAAAGCAGCGAGAACGCCGAATAGATCAGGTTTTTGGAATATATTACTATCCAACCGGCGATCAGTGTCATTCCCGCGAACAGATAGAATACAAAAGTTTCCATTAGGGAATATTATTCCGTCGCGTCATTTTCGCCGTCGGCGCTCTTGGATGGTTTGTCTTTACCCGCGATTGCCTTTCTTGCGGCGAGCTCTTTATCTTTCTGGATCTTCAGTTTTTCGGATTCCTCATATCGGACGCGCGCCTCGTCAGGAGTAATATTTCCGAAATGATAATTGAGATTGCTCCTGTCGTACTCTGCAAATTCATAATCTGATATCCAGTAAATGCACTCAGTCGGACAGGGGAACACGCATAGACCGCAGTAACAGCATTCCGCCATATCAATGTCGAACATCGGAAACACGAAAGTTTTCTTCTTCTCGAATTTTTCCGTCAATCCGAGATCCTCACCCGGTCTTGCCTTGATCGTTTCTATGTGTATGCAGTCCACAGGGCACACCTTGTCGCACAGATAGCATCCTATACAGTCCTCGATATCCACGTAAAGCCTGTTGCGTGAGCGGTCGAACATTTCCATCTTCTCTTTTGGATACTGCAGTGTAATCGAACGGACGAAAAGATGGCTGAATGTTACCTTCATGCCAATTAAAACCGTACTGACAGCGCTATAAATGTTTTTGAAATATTGTATCATGAAGAAAATCCTACCCATAAACCGGCACCCACCATGTTGAGGAACGATAATGGCACAAGCACTTTCCAGCATACATACATAAGCTGATCCACCCTTAGTCGCGGCAGCGTCCATCTAAACCATATCATAACCAACACAAATGAAAACGCTTTTAGAGACATCACAAGGAGACCTATCCCCGGTGTACTCACGGC
It includes:
- a CDS encoding NADH-quinone oxidoreductase subunit I, with protein sequence MIQYFKNIYSAVSTVLIGMKVTFSHLFVRSITLQYPKEKMEMFDRSRNRLYVDIEDCIGCYLCDKVCPVDCIHIETIKARPGEDLGLTEKFEKKKTFVFPMFDIDMAECCYCGLCVFPCPTECIYWISDYEFAEYDRSNLNYHFGNITPDEARVRYEESEKLKIQKDKELAARKAIAGKDKPSKSADGENDATE
- the nuoK gene encoding NADH-quinone oxidoreductase subunit NuoK, with translation MIPVGLYHYLVVSALLFSFGIFAVTTRRNAIAVLLGIELILNAANINFVAFARYGIFSMDGQIFALFIIIMAAAEAAVALAIVLNIYNNFKTINVDEASSLKN
- a CDS encoding NADH-quinone oxidoreductase subunit J, whose translation is METFVFYLFAGMTLIAGWIVIYSKNLIYSAFSLLFTFLGVAGLYGLLMADFIAATQILIYVGGVLILVLFGVMLTARKTSMEITQSNLPRLPGALLAGFVFLLLMLVIFSEDSWNSASNPGVKETVPELGKLLMTKYLIPFETASILLLAALIGAVFIARREES
- the nuoL gene encoding NADH-quinone oxidoreductase subunit L, which codes for MNTVIIYSLILLFLPLLAFGINILIGKRLPRKGDWVSVAAILVSFSFALSLFAYMMFVRYDPNFSVEWRWTWIDLGGFVIELGVLVDNLTVMMLLVVTLVSSLIHIYSISYMAGDPRYNRYFAYLSLFSFSMLIIVISNNLFGLYIGWELVGISSYLLIGFWFEKDSASNAGKKAFLTNRIGDIGFFLGILLFFSAVGSFNYSDIFEGVKAGDISGSLLTAAGIALFAGAIGKSAQVPLHIWLPDAMEGPTPVSALIHAATMVAAGVYMIGRIYPLFSPGALLFIAYVGAITAFLTATIAIVRKDIKRVLAYSTVSQLGYMIMALGVGGYAAGLWHLTTHAFFKALLFLGAGSVIHAVHTNDMFKMGGLRKKMPITFWTFLIATLAISGVPGFSGFFSKDAILAAALEFGLANPAHIILFILALVTAGMTAFYMFRALFITFYGKPRDEKIYAQVHESPGFMTLPMVILAALTVFITIDQWRGFEFLPGIGEYAGWFNHLVQKPEILLPALMGAGGEAAGHAASEETAHTIAMWLSIFVAGSGILLAYLFYYKKSLSAKKVSSSMASLFKLLRNKYYFDEFYGATIIRGVLGLAKGSAKFDDTIIDGAVNGTASVTVWISKLSRWFDDNIVDGAVNGTGSVTAFLGSRLRKLQTGRVENYVAFAVLGIMVFFVIQAIFS